The sequence below is a genomic window from Candidatus Palauibacter australiensis.
CCCTGGAGCGCGTAGGGGAGGAACTGGAAGGGGAGGGGTGAACGCGTGGCCGATTCGGAGTCGTTCACGGAGTGCTTGAGTTGCACGAAGGGGGTCCTGCTCCCGCTTTCGGACTACGGACGCGACGGGGCACCGATCCGGTACAAGGCATGGGTCTGCTCGGACCCCAAGTGCGGGTTTAACATCCGCATCGACAACGGTGAGATCAGCTTCGGACGTAACGTCCAGCAGTCCTACAAGTAACCTCCCCGGCGGAGACTCCGCCGCCACGCGGAGCCCCTCCATGCGGGTTCCCGCCTTCCCGCCATCGGACTGGTGGCGCTGTGCCGCCCGCGAAGTGTGGCTGCCCACCGCGGCCGAGATGGCGGGGATCGACCGCGCCGCCATCGAATCGGGAGCGATACCGGAACGCGCGCTGATCGAGAACGCGGGTCGAGCGTTGGCGCGCCATGTGCACGAACGGTTCCCGGCCGGCCGCGTAGCGGTGCTCGCGGGAAGCGGTCACAACGGCGCCGACGCCCTCGTGGCGGGACGGACCCTCTCCGCCTGGGGACGATCCGTCGGGTTCCTCCGATGCGGAAGCCGAACCCCGGATCCGGATGTCCTCGCGGGCTGGAGCCTGACTCTCGACCCGCCGGAAGCGCTGGACCGGGAACTCGCCGCGGCCGATGTCGTCATCGACGGCATTCTGGGGACGGGCCTGACGACGGCGCCCCGCCCGCCCCAGGCGAAGATCATCGAACGCGTGAACGCAGCCCGGGCCGCCGTGGTCGCGGCCGATGGTCCCAGCGGCGTGGACTTTACGACGGGTCGCGTGCCGGGGGCCGCAATTCGGGCCGACCTGACCGTCACCTTCGGGTGGCCGAAGACCGGCCTGCTGAGTTTCCCGGCGCGCGAGCGCATCGGCGATCTGATTTCGGTCGAGATCGGCTTTCCGCCGCCGGAGCCGCCTCCGTCCGCCCGGGCCGTGACGGCGGCATGGGTGGCCGGCCTCCTCGGAGAGCGGGCCGCCGACGGCCACAAGGGCGACGCGGGCTACCTCGCGATCCTTGGCGGAGAGCGTGGCATGGCCGGCGCCGTGGTGCTTGCCGCCCGCGCCGCGATCCGGGCGGGGGCCGGCATCGTGCGCGTCGTGAGCGCCGCGGAGAACCGGAAGATCGTGCAGACCGGCGTCCCCGAGGCCGTATTCGTCGACTGGTCCTCGTCCGAGGCGGTCCGGTCGACGCTGAACTGGGCCGGCGCGGTCGCCGTCGGACCGGGTCTGGGAACGGGGCCGAAGCGAGCCGAGTTGATGCGGCGCGTGCTGGAGGATGGGTCCGTCCCGCTCGTCCTCGATGCGGACGCGCTGAACGTGCTTTCGGCGGAGGCGGCGGAGGCCGGGGTCCCGCTTGGTCCGCTCGCACCGCGCCGTTCCGTCCTCCTGACTCCGCATCCCGGCGAGATGGCGCGGTTGCTCGGCACGTCCGTGGGTGAAGTCCGCGGAGATGCCCCGACCGCGGCCCGGCGGCTGGCCGGTGCGACGGGGGCGACCGTGCTGCTCAAGGGCGCGCCGACCTGGGTCGCGCGGCCGGGGGGCGAACTGCGCGCGACCACGCTCGTGAGTCCGGCGTTCGCGAGCGGCGGCATGGGCGACGTGCTGACCGGCGTGTGCGGTGCCTGTCTGGCGTCCGGCCTCGGCCCCGCCGACGCGGCGTCCGCCGCTCTGACGCTCACGGCTCTCGCGATTCTGCACGACGTGGACGAGATCGGCGGATCCGCGGCGGACGTGCCGGACGCACTGCCGGCCGCGCGCCGGGCGTTGGGCACGGTGCGATCCGGCGTCTGGCCGGGGGTCAACCTCGCCCTTCCCGCCGTGCCGCCCGCCGCCACCGGGGACCGGGTCGGATGAACATCACCGGTCCGGCGCTCGCGGAGGGGCCCGAAACGGCGCGCATTCGGGCGCTCCTGGACGGAGCCGGTGCGGACGGCAGCCGCACCGACCCGGCGGTCACCGTCACGCTGCCGGTCGGAGACGATGCCGCGGCCTTCCGTCCTCCGGATGGCGCGCAGGTCGTGGTGAGCTGCGACGCGAGCGTGGAGGGCGTCCACTTTCGCCGCGAATGGATGACGTGGGAGACGATCGGGTACCGCGCGGCTGCGTCGGCGCTGAGCGACCTCGCGGCCATGGCCGCGACTCCCGTCGGCCTCGTCGTGGCGGCGGCGCTGCCCCCCGAGTTGGACGTCGAGATCGCCGCGGCCCTCGGGCGGGGCGTGGGAGGGATCGCCGGCCGGGTTGGCGCGGAGGTCCTCGGCGGCGATCTGGTCGCGTCGCCGGGGCCGGCGTTCCTCGACGTCACCGTCCTCGGTCATGCGGCGGCTCCGACGACGCGGAGCGGGGCGCGCCCGGGCGATGAGCTGTGGGTGACCGGAGAACTCGGCGCGGCCGCGACCGCGCTGCGCGACCTGGAGCGGGGACTGGAGCCGGACCCGGGGGCCCGCCGTGCCTTCGACCGACCACGCCCCCGGATCGAGGAGATGCTGTGGCTCCGGGAACGAGTGCGGATCCACGCCGCGATCGACCTTTCCGACGGTGTGATGCGGGATGCGCGCCATCTCGCGGCGGCTTCCCGGGTCGCTCTGGAAGTCGAGGCGGATCGCCTCCCGGCCGCCCCCGCGCTCGAGGGCTTTCGTCATGCGCCGGCCGGGGAACGCCTCCTCCTCGCCGGCGGTGAGGACTACGAACTGCTCCTTGCCGTGCCCGCCGGAGCCATGCAGGGGACGGAGCGGGCATTCGCCGTCGCGTTCGATCTCCCGCTCACGCGCATCGGGAGCGTGCGCGAAGGCGAGGGGCTGACCGTGAGCGGGCGTTTGAATCCGGAGCTTCCCGAGGGATTCGACCATTTCGAGGTCGGGCGTTGATCAGGACGGCGGTCTTCTACGTCGCCCTCGTGCTTTCAACGATCTTCTTCGGGGCCTTGGCGGCGACGGTTGCTCTCGTCCGAGGCGGCCGGGCATGGATGGACCGCGCCAACCGGGGGTGGGCTCGCTCCGTGCTGTGGGCTGCGGGAGTGCGCGTCACGGTCCACGGCCTCGAGCACCTCCACCCGTCGGGGGTCCAGATCATCGCCGCGAATCACCAGTCGTACTTCGACATCTGGGCGCTCATCGCCGGGCTTCCCGCGTCCATACGCTTCATCGCGAAGCGGGAGTTGGGGAACATTCCGATGCTCTCGGTGGGGATGCGCTCGGCGGGGCATGTGCTCATCGACCGCGACCGGCCCCGGAGCGCCAGAGAAACGCTTCGGCGGGCGAGCGACCGGATGCATGCCGAGCAACTGACGCTCGTGCTGTTTCCCGAAGGGACGCGGTCGCGGGACGGCCGACTGGGGCGTTTCCGGCGAGGTGCCTTCGCCCTCGCGCTGGAGACGCGGGCGCCCCTGGTTCCCGCGGCGGTCGATGGAGGCCAGCGCGTCTATCCGCCCGGTGCGAAGCGGGTGAGCCCCGGCATGGTCACGGTGCGGCTGGGGCCGGCGATCCGGCTGGAGGGAGCGGAGCCGGCGGACCGGGGGACGTTGATGCGCGAGACCCGTGCCGCCATCGAAGGGATGCTCCCGGACGGCGGCTCGGGCGGCGGCGCGTCAGGGTAGCCGTGGTCTTGCCGAATACGACACCAGGATGGTCCCCGCGCGACTTTGTTCCGGGGCCGCAGGGCCCTATCTTCCGGCACGGGTGGAGGAAGATGCGATCGTCGGGATCGCCGGGGGGAGGGGACACGCCTGCATGAACCGCCCCATACAGCACCGCAGCCGAAGCGTTCTGTGACGGCCATCGTCCGGGTCGCCGGCCGCGAGATCGTCGATTCGCGCGGCAACCCGACGGTCGAGGCCGACGTGCACCTCGAGAACGGCGCGATCGGCCGCGCCGCCGTACCGAGCGGCGCATCGACCGGCGAGCACGAGTCGGTCGAGCTGCGCGACCGCGACCCCGCGCGCTACGGCGGCAAGGGCGTGCGACGCGCGGTCGCGCACGTCAATGGTGAGATCGCCGCCGCCGTGCGAGGGTGGGACGCCTCGGACCAGCGCGGGCTCGACACCGCGCTCATCACGCTGGACGGTACCCCGAACAAGGGCCGTCTCGGCGCGAACGCAATCCTCGCCGTGTCCATGGCGGCGGCGCGCGCGGCCGCGGCTTCGGCGGGGGCGCCCCTGTTCCGGCACCTCGGCGGGGATCCGCACGTCCTTCCGGTCCCGATGCTGAATATCCTCAACGGGGGCGCGCACGCGAACAACGCCGTCGACATACAGGAGTTCATGATTCTTCCCGTCGGCGTTCAGCGCTTCTCCGAAGGTCTTCGGGTCGGCGTGGAGGTGTTCCACGCGCTGAGGCGCCGACTGTCGGATGCGGGATATTCGACCGCCGTCGGGGACGAGGGCGGGGTGGCGCCGGATCTGACTTCGAACCGCGAGGCCCTGGACCTCATCATGGCGGCGATCGTCGACGCGGGCTACGAGCCCGGCGCGGAGGTCGCACTCTCTCTCGATTGTGCCGCGTCGGAGTTCTACGACGCGAAGGCCGGAACGTACCGGCTTGAGAGCGCCGGCGAAGCAGGAGAACTCGACGCACGGGCTCTCGTGTCGCTCTACGAGGACTGGCTGGCAGCGTATCCCATCGTCTCGATCGAAGACGGTCTCCACGAAAACGACTGGGAGGGATGGGCGACGCTCACGTCCCGGGTCGGGGACCGCGTTCAGCTCGTGGGGGACGATCTCTTCGTGACCAACGTGGATCGTCTGGCCCGCGGGATCGAGACCGGGGTCGGGAACGCGATCCTCATCAAGCTCAATCAGATCGGGACCGTGAGCGAGACGCTGGATGCGATCCGCCTGGCCGCGGGAGCGAACTTCGGCGTCGTGATCTCGCACCGCTCGGGGGAAACGGCCGACACGTTCATCGCGGACCTCGCCGTGGCGACGAACGCCGGACAGATCAAAACGGGAAGCGCGTGCCGTTCGGAGCGCGTCGCGAAGTACAACCAGCTGCTGCGGATTGAAGAACGGCTCGGCCCGAGGGCGACCTATCCGGGGTCCGCCGTGTACGGAGGTCGATGATGGCGGAGGCGGCCAACCGTCGGCTCACGCGGGCCATCACCTTCATCGCCCTGATCGGCGCGGGCTATTACTGGATGGTGGGTGGAGAATACACGAGGGCCGGACTGGATCGACTCGAGCGGGAGATCGAATCGCGGAGAGCGGAGGGTACGGCCCGCGAAGATGAGCTCGCGTCGATCCGGGCCTGGGCCGACAGTCTCGTGTCGAACTCCTGGGCGATCGAGCGCGTGGCGCGGGAACGGTACGGATTCGTCCGTCCCGACGAGATCCTGGTGCGGTTCGTCGAGCTGGGAGACGGAAGTGATCCTCCTTCGCCGCCTCCGCGAGTGAACACACCTCCGTGAGCCGCGAACGCCCTGGCGGTTCGTGGCGGAATCCTGCGCCAGCGGCGGGAGCGGCTTCCCCGGCGCCCGCGGCTTGCCCCGCGCGCCACGACGTGTAGGATAGCGGACCCACAGGACGGCAGGGTAGCTCAGCCTGGTAGAGCAAGGGACTCATAAGCCCTGGGTCGGGGGTTCAAATCCCCCCCCTGCCACTCGTTATGGCGGCGCAACAGGAACTCGGAGCCGGGCCCGTGCGGGCCCTCGTGCGGTTCTCCGGCGAGCTCTCGACCAAGGCGCGCCGGACGCGGTCGCGCTTCCAGAACCGGCTCGCGACCAATCTGCGCGATGCGTTCGAAGCCGAAGGGATCGACGCCGCGCTCGAGTCCGGCTGGAGCCGCTTCCATGTCGAGAGCCCGGACGCGGCCTTTCTCGATCCTCTCCTGCGCACCTTCGGCGTGTCCAGTTGCTCCGTGCTGGCCGGCGAGTGCGAGGCGGACCTGGACACGATCATCGCCACGGGCACGACCCTCTTTGCCGAATCCGTGCGGGGCCGGAGCTACGCGGTGCGGGCCCGCCGCTCCGGTTCGCACCGCTTTTCCTCCTCCGACATCCAGCAGCGTCTCGGGGCGGCCCTCAACCCCGGCGCCACCGTGAACCTCGGGAATCCGGACATCACCGTGTTCGTCGAGGTCCGTGACGAACGGGTCTTCTTTCACGAGGACAGGATCCGGGGACCGTCCGGCCTGCCGCTCGGAGTGCAGGGGCACGCCCTCGCCCTCATCTCCGGCGGTTTCGACTCGGCGGTCGCCGCCTGGATGGCGCTGCGCCGGGGGATTCGCCTCGACTACGCCTTCTGCAACCTCGGCGGGAGCGCCTACGAGCGGTTGGTCGTCGAGGTCACGAAGATCCTGGCGGATCGCTGGAGCTACGGGACGCGGCCCCGGCTGCACGTCCTCGATTTCGGCCCGGTCGTCGAGGCGATGCGGGCCCGCGCCAAGCCCGCGTACCTGCAGGTCGTCCTCAAGCGGATGATGTATCGGGCGGCCGCGACGATCGGGGAACGGATCGGCGCCGAGGCGATCGTCACGGGCGAATCGGTCGGGCAGGTCTCGTCGCAGACGCTCCGCAATCTCCGCGCGATTGAGAACGCCTCCTCGCTCCCGGTGCTTCGACCCCTGCTCGGATTCCACAAGGAGGAGATCCTTGATCGGGCGCGGGAGATCGGCACCTACGACCTGTCGGCCCGGGTGCGCGAGTACTGCGACCTCGTGCCGCAACGGCCGGTCACCGCGTCGTCGCCCGAGGCCGCCGCGGCGCAGGAGTCGGCCGTGGGCCTCGAGGAACTCGACGAGGCGGTTGCCGGCGCGGCCATGCACGATGTGCGCGCCCTGCGTCCGGAATCCATGGTCGGAGCGTCCCTGTACGTGGCCGAGGTGCCCGACGGAGCGGTCATCCTCGACACCCGCGCCCGCGACGCATTCGAGGCCTGGCACTGGCCGGGGGCGACCCTCCGCGATCTCCCGCAACTCGAGCGGGACTTCGGCGAACTCGATCGCGACGCGACGTACGTGCTATGCTGCACGGAGGGCGTGCGAACGGCCTACCTGGCCGAGGTCATGCAACGGGCGGGGTACGAGGCCTACTCCTTCCTGGGCGGCGCACCCCGCATGCGGCGCATCGCGCAAGGCCGGTCGGGGATCGACTGATCGCGGCCTGTTTTGACACCCCCGCCCACGCGGGGCGAGCTTGGGCCGCATGAGCGGGAACAAGAGCGGCATGACGGCGGCCCTGGAAGCCGTGCGACGGGGGGAGGTGCCGACGCACGTCGCCGTCATCATGGACGGAAACGGCCGCTGGGCGAGACAGCGTGGCCTGCCGAGATGGGAAGGGCACCGCGCGGGCATGACGGCGGTGCGCGAGATCATCGAGGGGTCGGTGGAGGCCGGCGTGGCCCACCTCACCCTGTACGCCTTCTCGGATGAGAACTGGTTCCGGCCTTCCATGGAGGTGGAGGCGCTGATGACGCTCCTCCAGGAGTACGTGAGGAGCCAGCGCGAAGCTCTCGTCAAGCACGGAATCCGGGTCACCGTGTTCGGTGATCGGGTGCGGCTTCCGGAGGAGGTCCGGCAGGCGATCGCGGACCTCGAGGCGTCGACGGAGGGTGGGACGGCCCTGGAAGTGCACCTCGCGATCAGCTACGGATCGCGGGCGGAACTCGCGGGGGTGGCGCGAACGCTTGCGCAGCGATGCCTGGAGGGCGAGCTGGCCCCGGAGGAGATCGACGCCGAACGCTTCGGGGCCGAACTCCTGACGAGGGACTGGCCGGACCCGGACCTCCTGATCCGCACATCGGGAGAGCAGCGCATCTCCAACTTCCTTCTCTGGCAACTCGCGTACGCGGAACTCTTCGTGACGGATGTCCTGTGGCCCGACTTCACCCGCGAGCACCTCTTCGGCGCGCTGGTCGACTACCGGCGCCGCGAGCGGAGATTCGGGCTGGTGAAGACGTGAGGCCTCCGGGTCCGGCATGAGTCCCAACCTCCGCAAGAGACTCGCGGTCGCAGGTGTCGGCGTCCCCCTCTGCGCGCTCGTTACCTACGCCGGCGGGGTCGTCTTCGTCACGGGGCTGGGCGCGGCGGCCGCGCTCGGTTACCGGGAATTCGCATCGATGATGCGCGGGACGGGAACGCGGGTCCTCGCGCTGCCGGGAGCGGTGGCTGCGTTCTTGTTTCCGGTCGCCGTCTTCGCGGGCGGTCTTGAGGGCGGCGGCTTCTATGCGGCGGGTCTGATGCTCGCGCTCCCCGCGCTCGCCCTCGCGACGGTGAGCCTGTCGGAGCGGCCGATCCGGGCCGCGGCCTGCACGACCTTCGGGGTCTTCTACGTCGGCGGACTGCTCGCGCTGGGCCTCCCCCTGCGCGAAGGTGGACTCCCGCTCGCGGCCACCGGCGATCCGGGTGCCGGGCGGATGGCCGGTACGCTGCTCTTCTTCCTTCCGGTCGTCATCACGTGGCTCGCCGACACGGCGGCGTACCTCGGCGGACGAGCGCTCGGGAAACGCCCGCTCGCGCCGCGTGTGAGCCCCAACAAGACGGTTGCGGGAGCCGTGTGCGCGCTGCTGGCGGGCGTCGCTACCGCGGCTCTCTATCCGAGATTCCTCCTGCCGGAACTCTGGGCACTGGATGTGGTGCCGACGCTGGCTTTCGGGCTGGTCGTGACGGGGATGGCGATCGTCGGTGATCTCGCGGAATCCGCGCTCAAGCGCGAATGCGGGGTGAAGGACTCGTCGGGTCTGCTGCCCGGGCACGGGGGGATGTTGGACCGGCTCGATTCCATCCTGTGGGCGGTCCCGGCCGCGTTCCTCTTCCTCTTCCTCTTCGGGTGACGGCCGCCGAAGACGGACCGGGTTTCCCGGAGGTCGGGGCTTGAAGCACGTCGCCGTTCTCGGCGCCACGGGATCCGTTGGTGGGGGCACGCTCGACGTGATCCGCCGCCACCCAACGCGGTTTCGCGCCGCCGTCCTCACGGCGAACCGACGCTGGGAGGCGCTGGACGCGCTCGCGCTCGACCGGGACCCCGATTTCGTCGTGCTCGGGACTCCGCCGCCGGACGACTTCGCGCCGCGCTGGGCCGGAGAATGGCGGTTCGGCCCCGACGCGCTCGCGGAGGCCGCCGGATCCTCCGGGATCGACATCGTGCTCAATGCGATCGTAGGGTTTGCCGGGCTCGACGCGACGCTGACGGCGCTCGGAGCGGGGAAGCGGCTGGCGCTCGCCAACAAGGAGTCGCTCGTAGCGGGAGGAGACCTCGTGATGCGGGCGCAGCGCCGCGGAGGCGGTGAACTCCTTCCCGTGGACAGCGAACACTCCGCGGTCCACCAGTGCCTGGCCGGGCGCCCCGTGTCGGAGGTCGCGCGGGTCACCCTCACGGCTTCTGGCGGTCCCTTCCGCGAGTGGCCGGCGCGGCGACTCGCCACCGTCACTCCGGCCGATGCCCTCCGTCACCCCACATGGTCGATGGGCGCCAAGATCACGATCGACTCCGCCACGCTGGCGAACAAGGCGCTCGAGGTCATCGAAGCACACGCGTTGTTCGGTCTCCCCTACGAGCGTATCGAGGTTGTCGTCCACCCCACGTCGATCGTCCACTCCGTCGTCGAGTTCAGGGACGGTTCCTCGCTTGCGCAGCTGGGCCGGCCCTCGATGGAGGTTCCGATCCTCTGGGCCCTCGGCTACCCCGACCGGCTGGACGACGCACGCCGGGAGACGGGGTTCGACCCCGTACGGGATGGTCCACTGGAGTTTGAACCGGTGCGGGAGGAGGATTTCCCGCTCTTCCGCGCGGGGGTCGCGGCGGGAGAGGCGGGAGGCGAGTTTCCGGTGGCCTTCAACGCGGCCAACGAGGTTGCGGTCGAGCGGTTCCTCTCCGGGGACGTCGGCTTCAGGGAACTCGCCGATGTCGTGCTTCGTACGCTGGAACGGTTCTCGTCGCGCGCCATCGAATCGGTGGAGGATGCGCGACGCGTCGACGCCCGCGCGCGCGCCATCGCCCGCGACCCACATGGGGAGTCCAAGTCGGGAGACGCTGAGTGATCGTAACGATTCTGGTAACCATCCTTGTCCTGGGCGTGCTCATTTTCGTGCACGAGCTGGGGCATTTCGCCGCTGCGAAGAGCGTTGGGATCGACGTGCCGCGGTTTTCGATCGGTCTGGGACCGAAGATGGTGGGATTCCGGCGCGGTGGAACGGAGTACGTCCTCTCATGGATCCCGCTCGGCGGCTACGTCAAGATGGCGGGGATGGCGGACGAGGAAGTGACATCGACGCTCGAGGGCGGAGGCGCGCCGGAAGAGACGGCACGGCGCAAAGCGGGCCCGGGGCCCGGAGATTTTGACGGGAAGCCGCTCTGGGCCCGCGTTTTCGCCATCTCGGCCGGCGTCATCATGAACTGGTTGTTCGCGGTCGTTGCCTTCGCCGCGCTCGCGATGGGGCGTGGCGTGTTCGAGCCGCGGATCGTCGAGGTTGCGCCCGGATCGCCTGCGGCGGAGGCGGGACTTCGGAGCGACGATCTGATCCGGCGCGTGGATGGTGTCGCGGTGCACGACCCCGCCCAGGCGACTATGCGGATCGAGCGACGCGCGGGGGAATCCATCGAGATCGTCGTGGAGCGGGGCGGGGAGCGACTCACCTTCGTCGCGACGCCCGAGGCGGTCGAGCAATACTCGGATCTCACCGGAGAATCGAGGACGGTCGGGCGCGTCGGGATCTCGATCGGCGCCGACGGAGGTCGAGCCGGCCCGATCGCGGCGCTGGGGCGCGGGTGGTCGGACACAACCTACTGGGGCGGTGCGATCCTCCAGTTCCTCGGAGACCTCGTCACCGGGCGAAGTTCGGCGCGCGAGGTCGGCGGCCCCATCCTGATCGGGGAAATTTCCGGCCGCGCCGCGCGCGCGGGATTCTGGGAACTCCTGAGCTTCATGGCGATCATCAGCGTCAATCTGGCCATCTTCAATCTGTTGCCCATTCCCGTCCTCGACGGAGGACACCTGCTCTTCCTGGCCATCGAGGCGATCCGCGGCCGGGCGCTCAGCGTCCAGGCGCGCGTACGGTTCACGACGGTGGGCATGGTCTTCGTCCTCGCACTCATGGTGTGGGCCGTGGGGAACGACGTGCTGAGGGTGCTTCTCCGCTAGGCCGCCCGCAGGGTCGAAGTCAGATCGGGAGGGACAATTGTTCGGTGCCGGCCCGGGCCCTCGCGAGCGCGGCCACGTCGTAGCGGGGGCTGGGTTCCTCCTGGACGGCGACGTCCAGTAGTCCATCGTATCCCGCCGGCGCCAGGCCCTCGGCGACCCTGTCCAGGGCGAGTTCCCGGTCGTTGCACTCCTGGCTCAGGTGGGCGAGCAGGATCCCGCCGAGTCCGGGGTGCGCGAGTTCGCGCGCGAACTCGGCCGCGTGGCGGTTGGAGAGGTGTCCGCGGCTGCCCCCGATCCGCTGCTTGACCCTCCAGGGATAGGAAGCAGCGCGGAGACGGTGTTCGTCGTGGTTCGCTTCCATGACGAGAAAGGCGCACTCCCGGAGCGCCACGCGGACAGGCGTCGTCGGTCTCCCGAGGTCCGTCGCGATCCCCACTCGCAGACCCGTGGGCCGGTGCAGGACCGTGACGGCGACGGGCTTCGCGGCATCGTGCGCGGTAGGGGCGGCCGCGATCGCGAGGTCGCCGATTTCGAGTCCCGTGAGCGGCAGGTCCGCGCATCGCTCCTGCCCGCGCAGGAGCGGGGCGCAGGCGCGTCGCGTCGGAGAATTCATCGCGAGTCGCCAGCCCCAGCGCCGCGCTCCGATGCCGATGCCCGCGGCGTGATCCCGGTGCTCGTGCGTGAGCACGACGAGGTCGATGGCTTCGGGCTCGACATCGAGTTTCGCGAGCCGGCGGGCGAGTTGAACCCCGGAGAACCCCGCATCGACGAGCACACGGGCGCGGTCGCCCTCGACGAGAAACGCGTTGCCGCGGCTGCCCGACCCCAGCGACGCGACGGTCAGGCTCACGAGCCGCGGGCCTCGTCCCAGACGTCGCCCAGCCAGTCGCGGAACTCCGCGGTCCCCTTGACGCCCCGGCGCTCGACGACGCGGACGGCGGTGGAGAGGAAATCGCCGCGACGGTGCGGCTCCGGGCTCCGGCCCCCTCCCCATGAGAAGGGCTCCACCCACTGAGGTGGCGGCTCGGCGCCGAACAGGCTGGAGCCGGCGCCGACGACCGTGCCGGTCTCGATCCGGGTGCCGACGCCGGTCTTCACGTGATCGCCGAGCAGGCAGCCGAACTTGAGGAGTCCGGTGTCCCGCCGCGCGCCGGGCGGCCCCACCCGAATCGAGCCATAGGTATGTTTGAGATCGCTGGTCACCGTGGCCGCGCCGAGGTTGACCCAGCGGCCGAGATAGGCATGCCCGAGAAACCCGTCGTGCGCCTTGTTCGAATAGCCCAGCGTCGTGACGCCGTCGACCTCGCCGCGCACCAGGGAGCGGGGTCCCCCCGAAAAGCGTGAGATGTGGCCGCCGAGGAGTTGCGATCCGGCACCCGCGTGGAGAGGCCCGCCGAGGCGGGTGCCGGCGCGGACCTGGACTTCGGCACCGAGTTCAATCGGGCCTTCGCGCGCATCGAAGAGCACGCCGGGTTCCACGCGCGCTCCCTCACCCAAGCGGATGGGGGCGTCGCCGAGGCGCCAGCATCCGTCCGGCAGCTCCGTCGCCTCCGGGCCCGGCCCGGCCGCCAGGTCCGCGGCCAGCCGTTCGGTTCCGGCGGACACGAGGTCCCACGAGTGTCGGAGCCAGGCGCCGGGTACGTTGCGGTCGGGCAGCCCGGGCCGGGGGTGGGGCTGGGCGAACCAGTCTGCCCGCGGCGGCTCGGCGTCGGCGCCCAGGCGGATGCCCGCCAGCCGGTCGGCGACCCACAGGTTGGCGGGCGCGTCGGTCCACGCCGCGTCGAGAGACGGAACCGCGCGGGCGTTCCATACGGTACAGGGCGTGGCCAGCCCGTCCGCATCCAGGCAGCGCGGCGCTCCGGGCTCCGCGTACCGGCGCAGCCACGGGCGGGTCACGTGACCGGCCAG
It includes:
- a CDS encoding phosphatidate cytidylyltransferase, which codes for MSPNLRKRLAVAGVGVPLCALVTYAGGVVFVTGLGAAAALGYREFASMMRGTGTRVLALPGAVAAFLFPVAVFAGGLEGGGFYAAGLMLALPALALATVSLSERPIRAAACTTFGVFYVGGLLALGLPLREGGLPLAATGDPGAGRMAGTLLFFLPVVITWLADTAAYLGGRALGKRPLAPRVSPNKTVAGAVCALLAGVATAALYPRFLLPELWALDVVPTLAFGLVVTGMAIVGDLAESALKRECGVKDSSGLLPGHGGMLDRLDSILWAVPAAFLFLFLFG
- the dxr gene encoding 1-deoxy-D-xylulose-5-phosphate reductoisomerase, with amino-acid sequence MKHVAVLGATGSVGGGTLDVIRRHPTRFRAAVLTANRRWEALDALALDRDPDFVVLGTPPPDDFAPRWAGEWRFGPDALAEAAGSSGIDIVLNAIVGFAGLDATLTALGAGKRLALANKESLVAGGDLVMRAQRRGGGELLPVDSEHSAVHQCLAGRPVSEVARVTLTASGGPFREWPARRLATVTPADALRHPTWSMGAKITIDSATLANKALEVIEAHALFGLPYERIEVVVHPTSIVHSVVEFRDGSSLAQLGRPSMEVPILWALGYPDRLDDARRETGFDPVRDGPLEFEPVREEDFPLFRAGVAAGEAGGEFPVAFNAANEVAVERFLSGDVGFRELADVVLRTLERFSSRAIESVEDARRVDARARAIARDPHGESKSGDAE
- the rseP gene encoding RIP metalloprotease RseP, translated to MIVTILVTILVLGVLIFVHELGHFAAAKSVGIDVPRFSIGLGPKMVGFRRGGTEYVLSWIPLGGYVKMAGMADEEVTSTLEGGGAPEETARRKAGPGPGDFDGKPLWARVFAISAGVIMNWLFAVVAFAALAMGRGVFEPRIVEVAPGSPAAEAGLRSDDLIRRVDGVAVHDPAQATMRIERRAGESIEIVVERGGERLTFVATPEAVEQYSDLTGESRTVGRVGISIGADGGRAGPIAALGRGWSDTTYWGGAILQFLGDLVTGRSSAREVGGPILIGEISGRAARAGFWELLSFMAIISVNLAIFNLLPIPVLDGGHLLFLAIEAIRGRALSVQARVRFTTVGMVFVLALMVWAVGNDVLRVLLR
- a CDS encoding MBL fold metallo-hydrolase, whose product is MSLTVASLGSGSRGNAFLVEGDRARVLVDAGFSGVQLARRLAKLDVEPEAIDLVVLTHEHRDHAAGIGIGARRWGWRLAMNSPTRRACAPLLRGQERCADLPLTGLEIGDLAIAAAPTAHDAAKPVAVTVLHRPTGLRVGIATDLGRPTTPVRVALRECAFLVMEANHDEHRLRAASYPWRVKQRIGGSRGHLSNRHAAEFARELAHPGLGGILLAHLSQECNDRELALDRVAEGLAPAGYDGLLDVAVQEEPSPRYDVAALARARAGTEQLSLPI
- a CDS encoding putative sugar nucleotidyl transferase, with translation MTTLVMFDDERADGWAPFALTRPCGELVFGRWTLRERLERVARTRLAGHVTRPWLRRYAEPGAPRCLDADGLATPCTVWNARAVPSLDAAWTDAPANLWVADRLAGIRLGADAEPPRADWFAQPHPRPGLPDRNVPGAWLRHSWDLVSAGTERLAADLAAGPGPEATELPDGCWRLGDAPIRLGEGARVEPGVLFDAREGPIELGAEVQVRAGTRLGGPLHAGAGSQLLGGHISRFSGGPRSLVRGEVDGVTTLGYSNKAHDGFLGHAYLGRWVNLGAATVTSDLKHTYGSIRVGPPGARRDTGLLKFGCLLGDHVKTGVGTRIETGTVVGAGSSLFGAEPPPQWVEPFSWGGGRSPEPHRRGDFLSTAVRVVERRGVKGTAEFRDWLGDVWDEARGS